Proteins from one Telopea speciosissima isolate NSW1024214 ecotype Mountain lineage chromosome 1, Tspe_v1, whole genome shotgun sequence genomic window:
- the LOC122662867 gene encoding protein yippee-like At4g27745, which produces MAEWVGPRLYGCCNCRNHVSLHDDIISKAFQGRNGRAFLFSHAMNIIVGPKEDRQFITGLHTVADVSCSECHEVLGWKYERAYEETQKYKEGKFVLEKSKIVKENW; this is translated from the exons ATGGCGGAATGGGTTGGGCCTCGGTTGTACGGTTGCTGTAATTGCCGAAATCATGTTTCCCTTCATGATGACATCATTTCTAAAGCTTTTCAG GGGAGAAACGGGCGAGCCTTTCTGTTCTCTCATGCGATGAACATAATTGTGGGGCCTAAAGAAGACAGGCAGTTCATAACTGGCCTCCACACTGTTGCAGATGTCTCCTGCAGTGAATGCCACGAGGTACTGGGTTGGAAGTATGAGCGAGCTTATGAAGAAACACAGAAATACAAGGAAGGAAAGTTCGTACTTGAGAAGTCAAAGATTGTCAAGGAGAACTGGTAA
- the LOC122662860 gene encoding calcium-binding protein KIC-like: protein MENRGISSSSTIEGFTNEYEDLLPVMAEKLDVESFMSELCRGFQVLAEPGRGVITPESLRKNSSLLGMEGMEKEESEAMVKEGDLDGDGAINEMEFYILMVRLSPGMMQDAEALLEKALHWELRDSV, encoded by the coding sequence ATGGAGAACAGGGgaatttcatcatcatcaacgaTTGAAGGTTTTACGAATGAGTACGAGGATCTGTTGCCGGTGATGGCAGAGAAGCTGGATGTGGAGAGTTTTATGTCGGAGCTGTGCCGAGGATTTCAAGTTCTGGCAGAGCCTGGAAGAGGGGTGATAACACCGGAGAGCCTGAGGAAGAACTCGTCACTTCTGGGGATGGAAGGGATGGAGAAAGAGGAGTCGGAAGCGATGGTGAAAGAAGGAGATCTGGACGGTGATGGAGCAATTAATGAGATGGAGTTCTACATCTTAATGGTCAGGCTCAGCCCTGGGATGATGCAGGACGCCGAAGCCTTGCTTGAAAAGGCCCTCCATTGGGAGCTGCGAGACTCTGTTTAG
- the LOC122662845 gene encoding serine/arginine-rich splicing factor RS31-like — MTSMRPVFCGNFGYDTRQSELERLFNKYGRVERVDMKSGFAFVYFDDERDAEDAISRLDNTPFGYSKRRLSVEWARNGDRGGPRHREGSRSMANQKPTKTLFVINFDPERTRIRDIERHFEPYGKVLHVRIRRNFAFVQFETQEDATKALECTHMSKILDRVVSVEYALRDDGERGDRLDSPRRGGYGRRGDSPYGGRSISPVQRRGRPSPDYGRARSPAYDRYSGPAYDRNRSPDYGRYPSRSPVRRSRT, encoded by the exons ATGACCAGCATGAGGCCGGTGTTTTGTGGTAATTTCGGGTACGATACTCGCCAGTCTGAGTTGGAGCGCCTCTTCAATAAATATGGAAGGGTCGAGCGCGTCGACATGAAATCTG GTTTTGcctttgtttattttgatgacGAGCGTGATGCTGAAGATGCCATTTCTCGACTTGACAACACACCATTTGGTTACAGCAAACGTAGGCTATCAGTGGAGTGGGCAAGG AATGGTGATCGGGGTGGTCCACGTCATCGTGAGGGCTCTAGGTCAATGGCCAACCAGAAGCCCACAAAAACTCTTTTCGTGATCAACTTTGACCCAGAGCGCACAAGGATCCGTGACATTGAAAGGCACTTCGAACCTTATGGGAAGGTTCTGCATGTGCGGATTAGAAGAAACTTTGCATTTGTGCAGTTTGAAACTCAAGAAGATGCTACAAAAGCCCTCGAGTGTACTCATATGAG CAAGATACTGGACAGGGTGGTGTCTGTTGAGTATGCCTTGAGGGATGATGGCGAACGCGGTGACAGACTGGACAGCCCTAGAAGAGGTGGTTATGGCAGGCGTGGGGATAGCCCATATGGTGGTAGGTCAATTAGTCCAGTGCAACGCAGGGGCCGACCAAGTCCTGATTATGGGCGGGCTCGCAGTCCAGCCTATGATAGATACAGTGGTCCTGCCTATGACAGGAACCGCAGTCCGGATTATGGCAGATACCCTAG TCGGTCACCTGTGCGGAGGTCAAGAACCTGA